The sequence TCTGCGCTTTACTGTAGCTACTTCCTGAGGAGCTATGCGAATTGAGTAGCCGTAGCTACCTTATCAACCCCAAGTGGAATAGGATGAGCAGTGAGATTAGGGACGTGGCGCCTATCGCCACGTTGTCTCCTAAGGGCTTAAGCTCGTAGCGCTCGATGAAGGAGGACAGGGCTGCTGGCAGGGCGCCCCACGGCCCCACGAGGAGCCACGCTATCGGTAGGCAGACTGCGAACATGGCTAAGTTCCCCCACCAAGACTTATTCCTCTCTCCGTAAATAGCGATCCTAACTATGCCGGTGGCCGCGTCGCCGAACGACATGAAGAGGGTAGCCACTAGCCCGTAGGTAGGTGAGCCTAGGAGGGTCCATGAGGCTAAGAGGACCACGCCCCAGGTTACGCAGAAGCTAGACTCATACACGTTTTCACGGGCCTGGAACCACGTCATTAGCCTCCTCCTACGCATCAACCATAGAGCAAGCCCTGAGGATACTGCTAGCGTAGAGGGGATTGCTGGGGACGAGAATAAGTATGGGACTAGGAGGGCTACCACGCCCCCGGCGAGGACGTGGATTAGCTTCCTGTTAACGTACAGAGCGGCCTCTTTCGAAAGCCCCCTCTTAGTCAGTAGCGCGTGAACATGTCTAGATCCATAGATCACCCCCGCCACATAGATTATTATGGCGGCCGCGTGTACTAGCTCAGCCCCTAAGCTCCTCGGCATCAGTAGGCTCACGTAGTCGCCCCCCACGCCACCAACCCCCGGCCTTACGAAGAGCCCCTCTTCAGGGAGGATCATGGGCACCCCCGAGGGGGCCCTCTGCTTAACCCCAGCCTACTTATCTCTTCATAGCGTAGGGAGGCTAGGGCTCGCTGGGTCCGCAACATTAGGGCGAACGCCCCTAGGCCTTCCTAACTAGGCTTACTAAGCCTGGGAGGGGCTGGTACGCTACGCCTAGTTGAAGGAGCCTATTGAGCGCTGCCTCAAAGGCCTCGCGGCTAAGCCCTTGAGATAGAGCTCTCTCCATTAACTCCTCGATCCTCACTGGTTGGCTGGAGAGGTTGGCCTCGAGCCACCTTAAGGCCCTGCTCATCCCCTTAGCGTACTGGAGGTGCGTTGAGAACCACTCAGCCCTGGGCTCTCGCTGTGATCTAGGCTGGGCGGCGGGCTCCTCGAGGAGGAAGCTTGTTAGCGTAACAGCCCTAGGCGCCCCCGCTGGGGAGGGCTGCGGAGGAGTAGCCTGGGCTCTTCCCTCCTTAAGCTTAGAGAGGGCTTGATCTAGCTTGCGCAGCGTCGCCTTCATCTTCCTAACCCTATGGACGCTAGCCCAGTAGAAGGCCTCGTCTAGGCTTCGCTCAGTAATTAGCACGGTGGCCTTCCCAGCTACCCTCCTACCCGTCCTACCCCTCCGCTGAATAAACCTAATCTCGCTGGGCACCGGCTCGTAGAACACTACGTGATCTACCTCAGGTACGTCTAAGCCCTCTTCAGCTATGCTAGTCGCTACGAGCACGTTGAAGCGCCCTGCTCTAAAGGCCTCTAGGATCTCTTGCTGCTCGCGCTGACTCATCCCCTCGTCGCGCCCCCTGGACGCCTGGCCTACGAACCTAGCTGCCTTTACTTCTGGGAGGGCTGCGAGCTCCTCTAAGATCACCTTAGCGGTGTCTCTGTACTGAGCAAATACCAGAATCCTTGAGCTAGGCTTAGACCTAAGCTGCTCTACAACCACCTCCTTTAGCGCCTGCAACTTAGGGTGCTTTACGCCCTCAGCCTGCTTTACGTAGAACTTTGCCTCAGCGAATAGGGGGTCGCTTAGTATTGAGCGGTGGGCTCGACTGCCCCCCTCAGCCTCCTTAACCAGAGTGTCCTCGATGAAGGCCTTCAGCGTGTCTACGCCCTGGGTCTCGAGGAGCTCTAGCATATGGGCGATGGAGATGGCAGCCGTAGTCTGGGCCTTGACGTGATATAGGTAGCCTCCTCCTCCTCGCTCTAGCTTCGACTGCAGCTCCTCATTGAGCTCTAGGAGCGAGCTCTTCGTGACTGAGCTAGGCTTCTTATCTACAAGTAGCCCCAGCGCTTGGAGGGCTTTAACCCTCTCTTCTAACATGGACCTTAGGCACGACCTAATTTTCTCGTACTCAGCGGGGAGCTTGACCTTGCGCCAAGTCAGCTTAATCGGCTGGATGTAGGGGGCGACGTCCTCGTCCTCGTCAGTCCTGACCTCGATAGCCTCTATGAAGAGGTTGCGGCACAGCTGCATTACCTCACCTTCATCCCCGCCGGGCGACGCCGTTAAGGCTAAGATTAAAGGGTCGTGGCGCTGCTCGACGTACCTCTTAGCTATCTCTACGTAGGCATAGCCCCCCCTAGCCCTATGGGCTTCGTCGAAGATGATAAGCGAAACCTCGCTCAGCGAGATTATTCCGTCGGCCACGTCGTTCCTTACTACTTGAGGGGTGGCGAAGATAACCCTCGCCCCTCGATAAAGCCCCCCTCGCTTAAGCTGAGGGACTTGGCCTGTGAGTACGGCCATGTCCTCTTCGTTAATGTTTAGGAGCTCCTTGAACCTAGAGAAGTGCTGAAGGGTTAGGGGCCTAGTGGGGGCTAGGAATAGAACTTTCCCGCCAGCTTCGCGTAGCCTATGTGCTGTTAGTAGCGCAGCTATCACTGTCTTCCCTAGGGCTGTGGGGAGCACTACTAGGGTGTTCCCCCTCAAGGCCCTCTCGACTATCCTGCGCTGATACAGCCTATCCTCAACGGCCCTTGGCTTAACTAAGGGGTGCTCTACAAAGCTAGCTTCGCTCCTTGGCGGCTGGGCTTCAGCCACTCTCCTTCCTTAAGTGGCTTAGAGCCAACCCTTATAGGCATTACCACTCTTCCACCTAAGGGGGAGGATGGAACTCGAGGCTAAGGCTAAGGACTTCTACATCCTAGAGGGGCCGCTAAAGGCCAAGGTGCTAAGGGGGGAGGCAGAGGTTTGTGGAGCTAGGCTGAGTGAAAAGGAAGAGTTTGTCGTCGTAGCTGGCAGGGCAGTTGTCTTAGAGGCGCTCGCCGACCTGAGGCTTGAAGTGAGGGCTGGCGAAGGATCGAGGGTTGAGCGCTCCCCGCCGACAATCCCAAGTGAGTGGCGTGGCTTAGTTGAGGAGTTGAAGGGGCTTAGGGGCCCGGTAATGTTGGTGGGTGGCGTAGACGTAGGTAAGACGTTCCTAGCCACCTACTTAGCTAACCGCCTACTACAGGCTGGGCTTAAAGTAGCGGTTGTAGATAGCGACGTAGGGCAGTCCAGCATAGGCCCCCCTGCCACCATTGGCGCCGCGAGGCTGACGAAGGCGTACACCTGCCTCCTCGACGTGCCCATGGAGCTCGGTTACTTCGTAGGCTCCACTACGCCCGTCGGCCACTTGCTACCCATGGTTGTTGGGGTTAAGCGCCTCGTCGATAGGATGGCCCCGCTGGTAGACGTGGTGCTAATGGACACGACCGGCATGGTACATGGGGGGGTGGCCAGGGCCCTGAAGATATATAAGGCAGACGTCGTTAGGCCTAGGCTAATCTTGCTACTTGAGCGCGGCGAGGAGCTCCGCCCGCTAGCTAGACAGCTCAAGGCAATGGGCCTGGAGGTGCGGAGCCTCCCAGCGTCTCCTTGGGTTAGGCCTAGGGACCGAGAGGACAGGAGGATGCTTAGAGAGCTAGCTTTCCAAATACACTTTAGGCGTAGAGGCGTAGTGGAGGCCACCATTGAGCTAAGCAAGGCCCCCCTCATCGGCAGCTTTCTAGGCACCGGGCGCAGGCTTAGCGCTGAGGAGGCCGAGGCGAGGCTAGGGCTTAGGCCCTTCTACTGCGAAGAGCACCCTGAGGGCCTAGCTGTCGTGGTAGAGGACTCGAGGGACCTAGCTAGGCTTAAGGAGGCCCTCGGCGTGGTTAAGGCGTCTAGGAGGGGCTTCGAGGACGGGTTGCTGATAGGCCTCTTAGGTGAAGACGGCCTACTACTAGAAGTAGGCGTATTGAGGCGCCTTGACCTAGAGCACGGGGTGGCAAAGATAGCTACTCCTCTCCGCGACGTGTCTAAGGTTAGGGCCTTGAAGCTAGGCTCTATTAGGCTGGGAAGCAACTTTGAGGAGGTCGAGAGGCTACCCCCCGGGGTATTTTAGGCTTGAGGGTTACTAGGCGTAGGTTCCTGGCTCTGCTAGGCGCTGCTTTCGCTGGCTGCGCTATCGATGCACTTATCGAGCCAGCCCTCCTCCTCGAAGTAAGCCACGTAGAGCTACGCCTAGATATAGAAGAGCCCCTGAGGATACTCCACGTAACAGACCTGCACTTCGGAGGGGGGAGCCCCCCGTCTATATATCAAGTCGCCCTAGACGCCGTTAAGACGGTGGAGCCTAGCTTCATAGCGTTGACGGGCGACTTAATCTCAAGGGCAGCCTCAGCTAGCCAGGCGGTAGACTTCGTGGCTAAGCTTACTAGCTACGCCCCCATCTATGCGGTTCCAGGGAACTGGGAGTACTGGAGCCTAGGCGAAGGGGGCGTGAGAAGCTTCTTAAGCCAACTAGAGGGCCTGGGGCGCGTAAGGACCATGGTCAACGACGCCGAGGAAGTCGCCGGTATACAGGTCGTCGGGGTGGACGACCCACACCTCCTCAGGAGCGACCTAGACAGCGCATTGGCAAAGGCGGGGAGGGGCTTAAAGGTGCTCCTAGCCCACTCGCCTGAGATAATTAGGGATGCTGCTGGGAGGGTGGACGTAGTCTTAGCTGGACACACCCACGGAGGCCAAGTCGCGCTCCCCCTCATCGGCCCCCCGTACGTCCCTGTTAGAGCTGAGTATCGACGATACGCGAGAGGGCTCTTCTTAGAGAAGGGGACCTACATGTACGTTTGTCGAGGCGTGGGCACAAGCCTAGTCCCGCTCAGGTTTATGTGTAGACCGGAAGTAGTCATAGTAGACCTGCTACCCATCGGCTAGCGGCATGCGTATTTGCAGCAGGGCTAGAGGGGCTCTTCACCACGGCGTAGTGAAGCCCTGCGGCTAGCCGCCCTTCGACTTAAGACCCTGTCCTTAACGCTAACCGTTAACTACCAGTCATGGGGCAGCCTCTCTTCTTCACGGCGCTCCGCCTCCCTACGTGAGCCCACCGATGTAGGACGCCTCCCCCTATGAGACTACGCGTAGCGAAGAACTAGGGGCGTGGGCGAGCTGGGCATAATGCTGGCGGCCGTTACTTGTGAGGCCCTACTTTAGTCGAAGGCGCGCCTACAGTAAACCTCGACTAGCTGAGTCAGTCCGTCCTGGATAGACGTCGCGCCTCGGTCGCTTAGCGAGAGGAAGTTGAGCCGCATAGATCTACTTTACGCTAAGCTTAAGGGAGGGGTGTTGATTTAGAGCTTGAAGGCCTAGGTCCATGGCGCAGCCTCGCCCACTAGGCTTGAGTAAGCGGTGTTGAGGTATGGCGTGCGGAGTCGAAGAGGTTGTAGAGGAGGTTCTTGAAGCAGTTAGGGTAGCCACTGGGCTTAGGAGCAAGGGTCTTAAGCAAGCAGCTATACAGAGCGCGCTAAGCGAGGTGAAGTGGAGGCACGTAGAGCCGGTGAGCGTAGGTGATGACTACTCCCTCGTGCTTAAGGTCCCCAATCTGAGGCCGTGCGGCAGAGGTGAGGTTGAGGCTCACGGGGTAGGTGAAGTGGCGGAGCCTATAAAGAACTTCCCGTTAGTCGTAAAGCTTGGCGAAGGGTACGTAGCGATCGGAGCCTCATCCCTACGAGTATCGCTCAAGGCTACTAGAGGAGCCTTGGAGAAGGTGCTTCGACTGTGCATTAAGGCCTAGTGGCGCCCTCGATTACTACCCGCCTCGCGAAGAAGCGTCGGTAGAGTGATTGAAGCAACTTTAAGCTCGCCTCGCAACTGTTTTACCCCACGGCTCTCCTACACTCGCCTTGGCCCCCTTGGCTAAAACGCTCCTCAGCAAGAATAGCGCCTTTCTCCTCGAGAGCGCTCGATTGCCGTTTCCGCAAAATGGGTCGTAGACACAGCGCGGGCATCCATCGTGACAGTTGCAGTAGCTCAGTATCTCTAGGGCTACTCTATGAGCCTTCTCTAGGCGCTCGTAGAGCAACCGAGATATGCCAGACCCTCCAGGCGTAGCGTCGTATATCACGACGTGCCCATCCGAGTAGCTAACGCCGCCCAGGTCTGTTAGGCCAGCTCCGACTATAGGCCTAGCTGCGTGGATGAGGGCGTGCTCTAAGGCGTGGGCTGCTTCTAAGTCGACGTGCTCAGCGTAGCGAGCCGCTAAGAGCCTAGTCTCGTAGCTCCACGAGAGGGCCTCATCAAAGAACCTCAACGACTCAGGCTTGCCTCTCTCTAAGGCGTAGATGCTGTAGGTAGCGTAGCCCGTAACCTGCTTCAACACCCTGCCGCGCCCGTAGGCTAAGCCGACCCCGTCAGCCTCCCTACGCCTCTCGAGGCTAAGCTCCTCGACGTAAACCTCGTAGAGAGGCCTAGTGTAGTACGGCACGTCCCCTATCGGCTTTACCTCAGCCCTCAGCTTCTTTAAATCTAGGCTAGTGACCTTGTACGTATTTCCCCTATGTAAGTATATAGCCTCTGGGTGTAGGTCGTGGAGGGCCATCGGGGCCTCCCTAAAGCCGATGGGCCTACCCGCTAAATACACAGTTACCTCTGGCCCAGCTCCACGAAGACCTCTCTCCCTAACCACCCTCCAAGCTTCCTTTGTAGGGTAGTAGCTAGCGCCTCTAAGCGCTAGTAGTCCTTCAGCCTCCAGGGCCTCGGAGGCCCTAAGCCACTCTGTAGGTATGCTGCTCTTCTTCAACCTGCCGAGCTGTAGAGCTAAGGCTAGTACGTGGAGCTTCAACACTTCTTCGTTGCCCGGCTCGAAGACCACTGGAGTTAGCTCTTGAGCAAAGAACTCGCTCGGCCTAGACTCGTAGTAGGCGTCTATAGGATCGTCCCCCAGCACCGTGAATACGTACCCAGCTTCTCTACGCCTACCAGCTCTTCCAGCGCGCTGAAGGTACTTAGTATAGCTAGGCGGCGGGGACGCCATGACGACCGCGTCTATAGCCCCTACGTCTATGCCAAGCTCTAGAGTCGGGGTTGCCACTACGCAGTCTATCCTCCCAGCCCTTAGAGCCTCCTCCACCCTAACCCTGTCCTCACGAGGTAGGCCGGCCCTATGGACCTCCGCCCTAACTCCATCCCTCCTGGCCATCTTGGTGAGGAGCTCAGCCATCTGCTGGCTGTCAGTAAAGCAAAGCACGCGCAGCCTAAGCCTCGTGAGCGTGGCGATTAGCCTCGAGGCTAACGTCCACCTACTTAGCGGCCCGGCCGAGACGAGGACGTGGTAGGCTTTTCCACGGCGCCTAGGCAGCCCCTCAATCACTTCCACCGGCCCGTCGAAGAGTAGCCTTCCGAACTCATAGGGGTTCCCTATTGTAGCGCTAGAGGCTATTAGCTGAGGCCTCCGGCCGATGAGCATGGAGAGGCGCCTCAAGACCATCCTCATGTGAGAGCCGAAGGCCCCCTCGTAGACGTGAGCCTCGTCTAAGACCACCGCCTCAACTTTCTCTAGTAGAGCTCTAAGCCTGCTCGAGAAGGCCATGCCTAAGTGCACCATGTCCGGGTTGGTAATGAGGAGGAGGGGCGGCTCCTCAACAATCCTCCTCCTCTCCTCCTCAGGCGTGTCTCCGTCGTACACTGCCGCCGACACCCCTACGCTAAAGCAGAGCTCAGAGATCCTAGCCCTCTGGTCCTTGGCTAAGGCCTTAGTCGGGTACACTATCAAGCTCCTAGCCCCTTCCTTAATCGCCCTGTCTAAGAGCGGTAGGAGGAAGGCCTCTGTCTTACCAGTGGCTGCGCCTGACGAAATTACTACGTCAAGCCCATCCATAATCAGCCTGATTGCCTTCGCCTGGTACTCGTAGAGCCTCTCCACCCCCCTCTTCTTCATGGCCTCGCACAGGCCATTGGCCAACCCGACCTCCGCCACCAAGGGCCCTGGCGAGGGCTCCTCGACCTCCTCCTCTCTAACGTACACGATGCGGGCGGGGCTGCCCTTTAACAGCGCTTCGACCGCCTCGATGACGTTCAAGGCGCCGAGGCCCCTGAGGCTAAGGCCCGCCTCCCCTTATTAACGCCCGGCGCTCAGCGTTGACGAGGCGCTGCCCCTACTGGCCTTAATAGCCACCTTAGCATCGACTACCACAGCCCCCCTCTCGTAAACCACCACTGGGTTTAGGTCTACTAGCTCGATGAGCTCCTCCTCAACGCCCAGCTTCGACAACTTTAGGGCTACGTCTATTAAGGCGCCCACGTCCCTCCTAGGGCCCCCCTTAAAGCCCTCTATGAGCCTGCCGACCTTCGTCTCAGCTATAAGCTCACGGGCCTCTTCATAGCTTAGCGGGGCTAGCTTAAAGGCCACGTCTCTGTAGAGCTCAAGCATAGCTCCTCCGAGCCCGAACATGACCGCTGGCCCGAACTGAGGATCCCTAAGGAAGCCGAAGGCCACCTCTAAGCCAGGCCTAACCTCCTCTTCCACCATTACCCCTAGGACCTCAGCCCTCGGCAGGCTGGCCTTTACGCCTTCCACTAGCTTAACGTATGCCTCCTCAACGCTCCTCCTACTAGCTAGGCCCAACAATACCCCTCCAAGCTCAGCCTTGTGAATTATGTCCGGCGACACTACCTTCATCACTACTGGGTAGCCTATTTCCTCCGCAGCCTCCAGGGCCTCCCTTAGGCTTAAGGCTACCTTAAACCGCGGGGTCGCCAGCCCGATGAGGCGGCAGAGCTCCTTAGCCTCTGGCTCAAGTAGCCAGCTCCTCCCCTTAGCAACAGCCCCCTCGATTAAGTCGCGTGGGCTCAAGGCCTACGCAACTAGCTCCTTCAGCGCTAAAAACTCGGCGGTCGTCGCAGAGCGGCGTTTCGCGAGGCCTAGACCATCAACGTCAAGCCCTGCCCAGGCTCTCACCGTACTGAGCGAGAGCCTCTAGCGCACTAACAGCTAGCTCTGGCGTTGGGTACGTCGGGATGCCGCTCCTCCTAAGGCTCTCCCTCTCCTCATCCCACACCCCGTGAGGGTAGCGTAGACAAACCGCGACTGGCTTAAGCGACTCCCTATGGGCGTCCACGATAGCCTCCAGCGGGAGCCTCATGAAGTCCTCTGACCAAGAGTATACGTAGCTAATGACTACAGCGTCCACGTTTGGGTCGCTAAAGACCGCCCTAATGACCTCCCCGCACCTCTCAGGGTCGTTGGCTAGGAGCCCTAGGTCGACGGGGTTCGTCCTAATGGCGAAGGGCGGTATGAGCTCCCTTAGCCTAGCCAACGTCCCATGGCTAAGCCTAGCTAGCTCAAGCCCCCTCGCCTCGCAGCTATCAGCAGTTATAATGCCCAACCCTGCCACTAAGGAGACCACGGCTACTCTACGCCCGCGCGGGGGAGGTTGATGCGCCAGCGCGTCTGCCTTAGAGATTAGCTCTAGGCAGCTGTCCGCCAGTATGACGCCTGCCTTCCTAAAGCCAGCTCTGTAGAGCTCGTGCCTCCCCGCCATGGAGCCCGTGTGGAACCTTGAGGCTTCGTCCGCCCTACTCGACCTTCCGGCCTTGTACGCCACTATGGGCCTAGCCTTAACCACCCTCCTAGCCACCTCGATGAGCCTCCTAGGCTCATCCACGCCCTCGACGTATAGAGCTATGCTCTTCGTGTCCTCGTCGTGCTCAAGGTACTCCAGCAGGTCGGCGAAGTCCACGTTCATCCTATTGCCGAGCCCTACTATCTTGCTCATCCCTACTCCCTGCTCTATTACGTACGGCATTAAGAAGTGGCAGACCCCTCCGCTCTGACTTAGTAAGGACACAGGGCCCCTCTTTACCCTTGAGAAGGCTGGCGTGAAGCTGGCGTTTAGGTTCGCGTGGAGGCTTACCATGCCGAAGGTGTTGGGGCCTATGACCCTAACCCCTCCGCGCTCAGCCACTTCCCTAAGCTCCTCTTGAAGCCTCCACCCCTCCTCTACCTCAGCCTCCCTAAGCCCAGCGGCTATTAGCACAGCCCCCTTCACGCCGACCTCACCGCACTCTTCTAAGACCTCGAGGGAGTTCCTGGCCGGCACAGCTATGATGGCTAAGTCGACTACTTCAGGCAAGTCCTTAAGCCTAGGGTAGGCCCTCAGCCCCATTACTGAGCGGTAGCTGGGGTTTACGGGGTAGATTGAGCCCTTAAAGCCTCCCTCAACTAGGCTCTTCAATACGTGGTAGCCCATCTTCCTAGTGCTCTTAGAGGCCCCGACTACGGCCACTGACCTCGGGTAGAAGAGGCTGGCTAGGCTTAGGTGCATCTTCCCCTCGCTGAGCTTGAGAGGAGATAAAAACCTTAGCATAGCATGGGGAGAATTGCCTACGCGAGCTAAATGAGTATCAGCGGCTTAGAGGCGTCGGAGGGCTTATAGGTATCGTTGTCCCTACTGAGGCTATGCTCGACTCCTCTAAGCCGGCGAGCTATAGGACGCGCGTACCGGCGAGGGTCAGGCTGGACGACGGGAGGGTCGTCGAGGTCAGCGGGGAGGAGCTGAGGAGGGGGGCCTTTATGCTCTTCGCCCCGCTCCACGTAGAGCACTTGAGAAGGCGCCTTCTACTGAGCGGTTTCACCGACGCCCCCTCGATGCCTAGGGGGGAGAGGTACAGCATGGTTAAGCCCTTGCATGAGCCCTGGGAGCTCCACGTCAGGCTCTACGAGGGCCGCGGCGGATCCTTCATAGAGGGCGAAGTAGAGGTGGGCAGGAGGTACGTAGAGCACTTAAGCGTAGGCGGGAGCCTCCCCGTGGTCTACGAGGTGGTCTTAGCGATCAGCCAGCCCTACGGCGACCTCTACCTTCTACACAAGCCTAGCGGCAGGTGGGTGGCCGAGGTCTTAGATAGCCGGGAGGTAGTGCTCCACCCGCCGAGGTCCCTGACTGAGTGGAGGTCCTTAGCGTTGGCGGCGCTAGGGCTATTGATCGCGGGCTTAGCAGCATATGCCCTAGGCAAGCTGAAGCACTGGCCTACGCGCTAGCGCTACGTCGCCATTAAAATAGGCTGAGCTTACCTCCCCTCTCTCCAAGCCGTCCTGCCGCCAGTCATCTCCCTCCAGCACTTAAGGCAGAACCTAGAGCCTCTAGTCTCAACCCCGCACCTCTCGCAATAAGTCTTCCCGCCCGCCCCCCCCTCCCGCCATAGTGGCATCACCGCGAAAGCTGGGGCGAGCTAGGGTATAATAGCTTTCTTCCCTATACCTACTGGTGGCGCGGCTCCTAGCGGTGCGTAGGGCTATGCTGACAGATAGGTCTGACCTCCAATACGCAAGGTGGTGGCTCTACCGCGACTGAGACGACTCAGGCCTTAGCTACTCTAGCTGCCCTACGCTCCCTTAGCTCATCTAGCACCTCGCTAAACTCTACGCCAACAACAGCCAGTAGCACTAGGCAGTGGAAGATTAAGTCAGCGGCCTCCCTGACTACCCCTCCCCTACTTCCTTCCTTAGCTGCAAGCGCTAGCTCTAAGCACTCCTCGCTCACCTTCTTAATCACCGACTCTAGCCCTCCTTGGGCTAGTGAGCAAACGTACGACCCTGGCCTAGGTTTCTTAACCCTCTCCTTAACAACGTTGAATACTTCAGCTAGGATAGCTAGGCCAGCTCCCGGCTTAGCTGAGCTTGAGGAAGCCAGCTGGTTGTGGAAGCACGTATAGAACCCCTCATGGCAGCCTACGCCTCGCTGAGCTACCTTGAAGAGGAGGGAGTCATAGTCGCAGTCCGCCCAGACCTCCTTGACTACTTGGACGTTCCCAGACTCCTCCCCCTTCATCCAAAGCCTACGCTTAGACCTACTCCAGTAGTGCATAAGGCCTGTCGTAAGCGTCTTAATTAAGGCTTCTTCATTCATAAAGGCCTGCATCAACACCATTCCCGTATCAAAGTCCTGAGCGATTGCTGGGACCAATCCTTGAAGCTTAGAGAAGCCTATCTTCTCAGCTATCTTTCTAGCCTCCTCCAAGCTAAGCTTAACCGCGTCTTCACCCAAGCTGTGCGCCCAGTAGATCTAAGTCCTAGGCCACTTAAAGCCTGTTATGTATCGGCTCAACCACGTAGTGAGCCTCGAATATGGCTTAAGCTAGGCGCCGCTGATGGCTTGCTCAGTGCTTCACTAGCTGCCCAGGGTCCTTAGAATGAGCTTCGCAGAGCATTAGGACTAACTCTTGAAGAGCCCCTCGATAGGCTTATGCTTAGGGTGGGGCGCAGTAACGCTATTGTAGATGTTACAGGTGCACTACTTCTGCGAGATTAAGCCGTATGCATCCACTACTTCTCCACTTCCTCCCACGCTACTCAACGAGGCTTGCCGGCGGGACTAAAGGGCTAATATACCTGTGATCACCATCTCTATGCCCACCACGTAGGGGTATGGGGGCTCTGGCTATAGAGCAGGCATAGCCCATGCGTTATTATTAGCATCTCCACGACTGAGGGGCTTGGCCTAGGCTCTTGGGCAGGCCTATGGTTATCAGCATTGCGTAATCCTCTTTACATAGATGAGGGCTGTTGAGACTCTCTAACCACTTAAGAGTTTGAGAGGATGCTAAACAGGTGCTTGAACGCCTACCTCCTTTCCCTCTCTGCAAAGCAGCCCGCCAATATAGCTACGAAGAGCTTCGCATTCTCGCTTTAATGGGCTTTAGAGCCTAAATGCCACGAGGAGCGCGTAGGATATGGCTATGAGTATGGCCGTATAGAGCGCTAGTGTAGCGATTATGCCTTTCACGCTTTTAGGCCATCCTCCAATAACCTTCATCGGGGCCTCGATCACCTTAGCTAGAGGCTTAGGGAGGGGCATCATGAAAGGAGTTCTCCTACAGTACTCCCCATATCTCTCTCTATGCTTCTTGGTCATCTCCATCTCCTCGAGCAAGGCTACCCCCATTACCACCATCGTCGATATTAGCCAGATGAGTGCTGGAGGCGTCGTAAAGGCCCCCCTCACGTAGGGCTTGTAGCTCACGTAGATTAGGAGCCCGTAGCTCCAAAGTATGAAGCCTAGGTATTGAGGATGCCTACTATATTTGTATATCCAGAAGTCTACTAGCTCATGGCCTCTAAACCTCCCGTAGAGCCACGTCGCTGTACCCAAGGTGGATACGAAGAGCCCTAAGCACGTGATCACCACCCCGATGAGGGGCGCGGAGGGGATG comes from Candidatus Nezhaarchaeota archaeon and encodes:
- a CDS encoding CoA-binding protein, whose protein sequence is MHLSLASLFYPRSVAVVGASKSTRKMGYHVLKSLVEGGFKGSIYPVNPSYRSVMGLRAYPRLKDLPEVVDLAIIAVPARNSLEVLEECGEVGVKGAVLIAAGLREAEVEEGWRLQEELREVAERGGVRVIGPNTFGMVSLHANLNASFTPAFSRVKRGPVSLLSQSGGVCHFLMPYVIEQGVGMSKIVGLGNRMNVDFADLLEYLEHDEDTKSIALYVEGVDEPRRLIEVARRVVKARPIVAYKAGRSSRADEASRFHTGSMAGRHELYRAGFRKAGVILADSCLELISKADALAHQPPPRGRRVAVVSLVAGLGIITADSCEARGLELARLSHGTLARLRELIPPFAIRTNPVDLGLLANDPERCGEVIRAVFSDPNVDAVVISYVYSWSEDFMRLPLEAIVDAHRESLKPVAVCLRYPHGVWDEERESLRRSGIPTYPTPELAVSALEALAQYGESLGRA
- the hisIE gene encoding bifunctional phosphoribosyl-AMP cyclohydrolase/phosphoribosyl-ATP diphosphatase HisIE; its protein translation is MGEDAVKLSLEEARKIAEKIGFSKLQGLVPAIAQDFDTGMVLMQAFMNEEALIKTLTTGLMHYWSRSKRRLWMKGEESGNVQVVKEVWADCDYDSLLFKVAQRGVGCHEGFYTCFHNQLASSSSAKPGAGLAILAEVFNVVKERVKKPRPGSYVCSLAQGGLESVIKKVSEECLELALAAKEGSRGGVVREAADLIFHCLVLLAVVGVEFSEVLDELRERRAARVAKA
- a CDS encoding DUF1295 domain-containing protein, which encodes MALAKGHGRELAVAVMLSAVFTAALFYLTFDATRALDEALHVYFPEVFFDSEAAEKMLSTLRPIGYTALATTITLMALGFAARKRSLALLGSLAIYLPTFGYFAFAMFLLAGLGALRALWLPMLELSPTTLKLGCIAYLPFTSIPSAPLIGVVITCLGLFVSTLGTATWLYGRFRGHELVDFWIYKYSRHPQYLGFILWSYGLLIYVSYKPYVRGAFTTPPALIWLISTMVVMGVALLEEMEMTKKHRERYGEYCRRTPFMMPLPKPLAKVIEAPMKVIGGWPKSVKGIIATLALYTAILIAISYALLVAFRL